Genomic DNA from Pygocentrus nattereri isolate fPygNat1 chromosome 11, fPygNat1.pri, whole genome shotgun sequence:
ccaagaagtgagatacaaggttttgttccaacagcagcaaaatacaTGTGTGACGGTCTCACTGAAACTATATATGACCAAACATTTATGTGTGCATATCTTTTTAGACCAATCTTAAAAACAGCTTCATATGGTTACAAGCAGTGTaccttgagtgtgtgtgtatgtgtgtgtgagtgtgtgtgtgtgtgtgtgtgtgtgtgtgtttgtatgtgtgtgtgtatatggtaGTCTGATTACAGTTTgattacagtgctggtgattcAAGTTCTTCAGCACTGGCTCATTATCAGCATCATTATCACACTATTTAAATAGTTCAGTGTGACATGCAAAACCCTTGTGTGTTCACCCACATTAGCACTCATTGCATCATTTGAGGTGTTCAGTGTCTGTTCTGTATGTGATGCAAACTCTTGCTGACATCTGTCCTGTCTAGCTGGATAAATCTGTGATAACGGGCATCGCTTTGGGAGCTGAGCACATGAGGAATCGCAGTCTGGTGAAAGTGTGGTGCGGGAGCAGCATTTACACGGTATTGATTCTCTATTCTCCTCATCTGCTgttcatttactcatttattcCACTTTTTCCTCACTTATGCAACATTTCTGTTTTACGTGGCATGGTTACCCTCAAAGTATGATCTGAGATCAGATTTGACGCTTTCATCTGTCTCATAAAACCGCATAGGTTTTAGACATTAATATCGAACTACTGGTTATTATTAGGCTTAAGATTAGAACCAGTGTAAGGGTTAAAGTTTTTGACTTAATCTTAACACTGCCTGTGGGTTATAGTTAGTGGATTAATCTGGTTTTATCTCTTTTATATTGAGCCTCCCAACCAAACTGCCTAATTTTTcctaaaaaaatgtgattatttaaaaatgtaattattaattacaaatgaattaattaattaaaaaataaataattattaatttagggtggcacggtggcgtggtgggtagcgctgtcgcctcacagcaaggagggcctgggttcgattccctgtccgggcgaccggggtcctctctgtgtggagtttgcatgttctccccgtgtctgcgtgggtttcctccgggttctccggtttcctcccacagtccaaagacatgcagtcaggccaattggacatgctaaattgcccctgggtgtgagtgactgtctgtgtctgtctgtctgccctgcgatggactggcaacctgtccagggtgtatcctgccttccgcccaaagactgctgggataggctccagcacccccgcgaccctgacggagaagcggcttagaaaatggatggatggatggattattaatttatagtaattgatttttaaaaatattaattgtgagaaattcagttgaatttaattgaaattcagtttttaagtAGCCTTTTTATCCCACTACCATTGCCAGCATTATGCTAATTTTCACTAGTGATGCAGTGGGTTTTACCTCCAATAGTGCTTTTTATTTAAGTGAATTATAAGCATCTAGTCAAATAAAGTGTACTATCTAACTTATTGCATTTTTACCTTAGCATAATCAAACCAGTGAGTCTCAGCTCCAGTCCTCCAGCCCCAGTGTACTGCACATGTTTGTACTTTCCCCACATAAACACCTCTGATTCAAAGCTTCAGGTAATCATCAAGCCTATTATGAGCTGAGTCAGGTAGAGAATCTATGATAATGTCCAGTACATGCAGTCCCCAGCCTGAGGTTACGTAAAAGGGGCGATACTTCAGAATGTGTTTGAAGCAGCTTTGTTATATGAACAATGCTGCTTGTTCTTGAATGTTTTCTCAGCAGTAATTCTGAGAGCGCTAGTGATAGGTGCTTCTGACAATGGAGAACAATAATCTCTCTCAAAGTGATGCTTTGCCAATCATAATTATGCTTATCATCCACTGGCAGCAAAGAAGTGTCTGTTACATGCCAGTACAGACACTACGAAACTAAGATGATAAATATACTGTATCAATGCTCagtggccagtttattagaaacaggtTCTAGTTCTACATTCTGTACAGACTGTTGCCTGTAGTCATGAACATCTTTCATCGTTGGTCAGTTCTgaccagaaactgaccactagTGAAGGGCTAGAAGATGGTGAACTTaaattgtgcatcaacagaGGGGCTACACTGTCTAACTGGACTCCAGAAAGGTGGAGCTACAGGGTCGTAATTAATAGTGAAGTGTTAGGTGACAGTATTATAAAATCTTAAATGAATGAGATTCTCTTTCTGATTTCTAgttttttaatgaacattttaagGCTCCCAAGTATCTTAGTCAATAAATGCCTTCTTACATTTTTAGTTAGTCCcttatgcatttttttccatttaacaaAACTCTCCACATCAATTACCAACAACTTTTAGAGAATCAGGCATGATGTTAACAAAGAAGTATACATATGTCAAGATTCAGTTTCATTAACTTCACACACCTCTCTCTGGTTAATGCTGATATGAGACctgcatttctttttaaaagaaaagaaaaaaggtcgTGCTGCAGTGTTCAGTTTGACATGTAGGGTTGCCAATTCTAGCAAAAATCTCCAACACCAAGTTTGCATAAAAGTTATCCACCAGGAGCTTAAACTTTGTTAATTTCCCCTGTGACTGCATTTTCAAACTAGCCCGATTTGGTGGGAAATCTAAAAAACAACTGGGAACTGATATTGGATGCATGCACTAGACCAAACACTCCACAGCATAACCGGTGGAATGTTAAAGTGTGTGATTCTACCTAGCCACCTCTACTGTAGGTGTGTGCGCACTTACCTGGACATAACTTCTTTGTTTTACATGGGGAACTTCTGTAGTGTTTAAATCCCACATATGGATGGTGTGAAAATACCAATTATAGAGATATTTCATTAATCCAAATGATTATTTCACGTTAATCCAAAGGAGTGGAAAGTGGGCAGTTTTACATGTATCTTTTTGTGACTGGTGGATGCCGTCCTCCCTCATCTCCCCTCAAATCGAGCTCTTTGGACTGTGATGAACAGTGCTATACCATATCACAGTAGCTTCTGATGTTAGACCTCACATTCACAGGTTGCTAGCTACAGTGCAACAATGGAGGCTTAGATGGAGAAATGGCTGTGTCTAACTTTGGGAGAAAACTTGGTTTAAAGTATTTCAAGAAGTATTAGCAGGTGGAAGTAATGTATGCACACCGGTTAACTTTGCCCATAGAAATTCTCAACATCTCACAGAGGTAATTGTGTCCCACagacttcatttttttctccaaaagaAATTCTTGGAAGTCTGAAGTTTAATTTAACTGGTTATTTTTCCGGAGGAcataataatgcattttttcaaataaccattttatgaatttcataagtttttttgagatttttcttAAGGTAAATGCTTACAATTCAGACTGAAATGACAGTCACAATAACAGTATTAATCAAAGTAATAATGTTTTACActtatgtttctctctctctctctcgctctctctatctctctctctctctgtctctctctctatctgtctcatTCACTATCTTTCTGCAGCCATCGGCAAATGATTCTCTGAATTGTTCCTCCGTGTTTGATTGCAAGACGGCCCTCACCTCTCAAGGCACTGCAGAGAGATGTACGTGCAGCCTCTATGAGCTGAACCAGTACAGTGTGCAGTAATAGTATTTTAAGGATCCATTCTGTGTACATTTACTTCGTAATGGCTTTCATTCAGTCATTGCATTcgattcattttttattatgttcatcgtttttattacatttcaccAGGCTATCAATGAGCAGGTATTGCACCTAAACATTTACAGTGCAAAGACAGATTTGAATGCTTTTGAGACTAACATGAGGTATTTAGCCTTAACCCCTTACTATCCCAGGCCTATTACATCCCAAGCCATATTACTGAACTACatgaaaaataatgtaatacatAATGTAACAAAAGTCTGGACCTGCCAGCAGGTCATGACTGTGTAAgaatttactttttaattttatttttttttttttctattcctgACAAGTGTGTGTTTCCTAAGAGATGCTGTTTACTTTAACGGTTTCTGTAGTATGTTGACTGTTGGCTGAACAGAATCTCCAATCTGCTTTATTAACTTCCATGTTGGTGTCCTGCAAGTTGTTAGTTCAAGACCTGCAGTCTTATGGAAGATAAGCAACCCTGTTAAAATGACATGTTATGTTGCTTTTTAAGTGAGAATAATTTGGCAtgttttacagagaacacatttctacaaatattgtctatttgtctatttacaaacattttaatttgtctatttactgagtttaatatAGTGAAACGTGGCATATGCCCAAACTTTTTCCCAACTCTTTTTCCAATTTATTAAACTTGGCAAAGAAGCTGGGCGCTGAAAGCAGAAAACTGCCAAATTCAAGGGGGGTTTCTGTAGCGAATGATTTGACAGATTTGcaattagaaaatgaacaaaatatgcAATTTGATTAGGGGTGTTTTTGATTAGGGGTGTATTAATATTACAGTTTTGTTTAGTAAGACTAAATGCCAAGGACAATATCAAACATGCCAGGGTTATTACATTTggctgcaaaaaaacaaacaagctgtcaaaatgctgtacattttacagtatttttcagtttttaaaaacataggAAAATGTAGgtgaaaatacagaaaatttgTATTTGTCCTGTAATATCACAGCCAGTGGAAATATAAAGAATTTGCTTAAATCTCATGATGTTTGCTTTTCCACGTTACTTACAAAGCTCATATATAACAACCCTGTAGAGCTTTAAACTGTATTTCCCCAGCATATCTCAATAGCTGAAAATTAGATAGgattatatattatatcatTCTCAGAGTTTACAAATGATAATTACACCTTAAAATACATGTTGTGCTATTCCTGCAGCTCTATTAAATATGTCACATGACACCATTATCGCCAGTGAACTAATATTACAGcaatcataaaaaataaaatcctatTTTGCAATCAGTTTTAATGTGTATACAGTCAGTAACAATGAGTAAATAGCAATTTGGTAAAAAATTAAAGTGACAGAGTTAACAGTAATAAAAGTGAAATAACTGTTGGAATAACAGTGAATATTGTAGCATTCACCCTATTAAAAGACACACAGCTTTCACATAAGTCATGGTGCTTTATTAACCAGCTGTTATTGGCCACAGCTGTGCTGTACATAGTCTCAGCCTTTCTCTAACAGTTTGTTCACTACTCAGCTCACATCTGACTCTCAGCTCTTTCTGATCTCGTCTGACTCTCATTTCACCCTACACTCGCACATATCCCCCCAGCAGACTAGCCCCAccttcacaataagagtccttatcAGAATAAACCAAAggctaaatgctgaaaaagtaTAGAAGATATACTTATTGCTGTTTGgtgaaaatgctgttttactGTGATAAATGTCCAGCATGGATGGCCAGTAACACTGTGCTCTGTTGTCTCAGGCCATCATCTGTTTGCAAACACAAACCTGTCAGACTTGTCTGTGGGTTTGATTCTGCTGGCTGTCTCTCTGCTGGTGCTGTGCTCTTGTCTCATCCTCATCGTTAAAGTCCTCAACTCGGTCCTTAAAGGACAAGTGGCCAAGATTATTCAAGTCATCATCAACACAGGTAAGAGTCTGTGGAGCCTCTGTGGAGAAACCAGTGAATGATTCTGTTTCAGGAGAATGACACTGATACATTTGCTGTTACTCCATTATGCGCTTATTACTTACTAAATATTAAAGTGTTATTtatgctgcacattttatttacattacataatcaGTGTAACATTACAGTCATTACGTAAGTGTAATTGTATAATTGCTTAATTGAGCATTAGAACACGAACTGTGATACCACCACCTCAAGTGTTTCATGGATTTTGCAAATTGTGTTCTCAATTTCTCATGAAATAAGCGTTCAAAAATAATACGTTTCTCTCttgtgaaagacagagagcaaaCTACAAccaaatacatttcaaaagtCGTTAAATTTTGCAAATCATGGTGAAACATACATCACCTGTTAGTTATTAAAGGGCTGTCTAAAAAGTGCACAGCTATTACTTAGCAACCAGTGATCAGACTTTGCTGTCAGAACTGCCTGCTGTATGACTACAATgttatataaatatgttatgTAATTAATTCCATTCGCAATCAGTTTACACTCTGTATTAACAGATTTGAGGCTGCCTTTCTGACCCCCCCCTAAATTTTGtgaatgtcaaaaaatgaaaaaaaaaacaaaacttttcttAGAACAATAAGGCtttattaaattcaaatttcTTCAACCACAGATATGGTATGGATAGAAACGGTCAAATCTGTGCTTCAAACACATGTTCGATTAACTGTGAGGAATTATACATATAAAATTACACCACACCTGCATTTTGACTGTAATGCCTGTAgcttttaagggttaaacagTGTTCCTGGCCATTACCTGATTTGGAATGATGCAGACATGTGGacacacatttcacaaactTACTGACTAATGACTAAAACTCTTATCTTTACAAGACATTTTTACTGTTCTActcatcatgaaagtttgatACAGTGTAAATGGCAGCAGGAATttccattttaataaacaatgaaaaggAGAAGATTTAGGGGCATCTCTGTTTctcatgtgtgtgtttttcctctgtGCAGACTTCCCTTATCCTTTCAGCTGGCTGGCGGGATATGTGGCTATGTTGGTCGGAGCAGGAATGACTTTCTTAGTTCAGAGCAGCTCAGTGTTCACCTCTGCTATGACACCTCTCATTGGTGAGTTCACTAAAACTCTGAACTCTCACAGCACTGAGTGTAATATGGATGGCTTTCGTCTGTTTATCTGTAGGTGGCTCTTCATATCATCATATACtggtcactggccactttatcagaaacccctacaGATGAAACTACAGCTCATCttcagtttgtgttagtcatcctctaggaCTTCATAAATGGTCAGTATCTAATGACAGAGCTGCTtttggctggatgttttgggTGGTATATCACTCTCAACCTAGCAACCTGAATGGACATTCaaaataggtgtttctaatacagtggctagtgagtggaagtacagggtacgtgcttctaataaagtggccaatgagtagaagtacaaggtaagtgtttctaataaagaggccagtgaatTGAAGTACAGTGtacgtgtttctaataaagtggccaatgaatagaagtacaaggtaagtgtttctaataaagtggctgatgaTTGGAAGTGCAGTGTAGGTATTTAACTTAAGTAGCCACTTATAAATAAAGTGGATGCGTTGAGTGTGCATAGGTTGGCATATAAGTTTTCTGAGTATATATTGTTCAATACATTGCACAGTAtcagatacaaagatacaaagtcCATGGAATCATTTTCAGAGCTACAGGAACACTGGCTTTAATCAAAATAAGCAGAGGAACTAGCCTTGGGTACGTAACAATATTGCTCCTTATGAAAGTTAGGACACTCGTTTGTTAGTGTGTCTGGTTCCTATAGCATGAATAGAATAAAGAGTAAGGGATATAACTGTCATATGTAGGCTGTTAGTCAGGATATAATTATTGTGTAGAGCACATCCTgagttaaaatgacaaatagctTCAGAATGTTCAGTGTGTCCCAAGTCCAAGATCAGAAATAAGCTGGAATGCCAACCAAAGCAAACAGTGAAGAGTGAATATTTGATGATGAAAGTGTTTGGAAAGCTTGAATTAATGAACTCATTCCATCAACAAGTGGAGTTAAACTTTAGACACTGGTGTTTCCTGCGGATAGCAAGCAAAGTTCAAGGAACAGTGATGGAGAAGGCCTCAAATGCAGGCGCGCTAATGGATgttaaatattgacttagttAAGATCTGTGTAGCAAGACAGAGCTCCTCAAATAATGTCTCACTCTATTATTATGCCATTcaattattacattattctCTGCCTTGACTTGCTGACTGCTGTGTAATGATGCCTCTGATTAACTTTGAAGACGGCGAGATTGGCTGCTGCGTCTTCCAGCTCATGGTTACCACCGTGATCATTATTTATTGAATCTGAACAAAGTGTTATTGCACTCTGAGATTTTAATTGTTAACAAGACGATCTGCTCTGCCAGAAAGACACGAACCCATGGACCTCTATTTCACAGCTTCATGTAGAATCATTAAGGGAAGTAGAAGATTGGCACTGAGCCAGGCAGAAGTACACTAAGAACTAAAATTATgcctcatcacacacacacacacacacacacacacacacacacacacacacacacacacacacacacacatatatatatatatatatatatatatatatatatatatatatatatatatatatatatatatatatgcataatagTTGCCAAATATGAATCATGCATTAAAAGAGtgcatttaaattaattaaaatatcactgtgatcattatttattaaatatgaacaaactATGCCTGTGTTCATTAAGTGAACCACAAGGCTGGCACTAAGTACtaaaattaatatataaatacacatatttatttacatgtacaaCAGATGCAAATATAAATGAAGCATAACGATAAGTGAAtctgaattaattaaaattctttttCAAGGTCTCCAGAGCTTTCTGCCAATTGAAattgaaaatgcagaaaaaaaaacaatataatgtaAAGTTAATCAACatggtactttttttttcattttaagtgagccaactaaagcatccaccaagaATAATTATACTACTATATGACTCTCACTATAGTTTCAGATTAAATTATTGATGCCTTAATAAACCATTTTTGCTCAAACTCAGATttacttaaagctgcactatgtaagaaatatatttatatttagcaTTACTGAGGCAGGAGAGGGGTGGCATGGTAacacagtgggtagcgctgtcaccccACAGCAAGAACGcagggtttgattccctggccaggtgaccagggtcctttctgtgtggagtttgcatgttctaccTTCGTCTGCCCGgctttcctcccacagtccaaggacatgctaaattgcccctaggtctTCTTAGAGGGGGCaattaaaataatacacacTAATATGGTTTGCTTGTCCCGCTGatagtcaccctgtaaagcctgaaatagtcatttaaagACCAAAGACTTCAAGGTTTTTCAGATCATCTTATATGTTTTAGATGTTAaggtctctcacacacacacacacacacacacacacacacacacacacagactcaaaaaggcTCAAAAAATCACTCGATATTTAGGTcccaaatgcaaaatcaacattatactgatgaagacaaTAATAGACAATAATAGATCATTCTCTTACAGCATTGAAAGACAAGAATAATCTTTATACACAGTTGCAATCATCTAATGTATCCTAATGGAAGGGGTCCAGCATTTATACACCTTGTGTTTAATTACACGTTTCCACTAGTGAGGACgttttggagacctctctggtggtaATTTGCAACTGCATGCAACATGTGGCGGAAGCATATTTTGTAACGTCAGCTGGTCTTGAATCTGAGGATTGTGGGTTTGTTTCAAGAATGTTCAAAGAGAATGCAGCCTACAAGCCTACATCATTTCCTTCTGACCTCCTCTGGCTGTTGCAGGGCTTGGAGTAATCACTCTGGAGAGGGCGTACCCTTTGACTTTGGGCTCCAACATCGGCACAACCACCACAGCCATCCTTGCTGCTCTGGCCAGCCCAGGAGACAAACTGCCTGCTGCCTGTCAGGTAAGAGGAGACTGGACTGGAGTTTGGGGCAGGAGGGATTTAGGGTTTGGGGAATTCAGCACACTTTGGCCTTATTTCTCAGACACAACTTTAACTTGAATTCAGTTACAGTCAGTGTGGGTATGTTTGCTCTAGGACAAGACTTGATTCATGTCCAGCAGGATGAGTCATTTAAAGGTACTCCAGAACAGCCAGGCATCATCAGTGGTTTATTTCTGAAGTGCCCCACCAATGACTAAAAAAGGATTAATATCACTGTGAGAAAAAGTAAAGtaatgtacaataaaataatatattctaaatgtacagtactgtagaaAAATCCAACCATCTTCCATTAATTTAAATTCCAGTCAAAGCAGCTATTGAgtagattttattcatttttcagcatcaggaaaatacacatttaatagaaaattacataaaatatgttgttttgtcaggatttaatgtgtccactcaGTGAGTTTATTACAGagtccattcttttcaggggactcgctttcagtttttgaaagaaatctgtagggatatttttccacgcCTCCAAATTTCAGCCTTTGATgcgttttttgcttctcatgatTGAAGcagtcccaaacacattcagtgaattCTGTACCAGCTTTTTGAGCATTTAGCACTGGTGCTATGCAAGTTGCAAGTGTGTCACAAAGTAAAAACAACTGACACAGAGCTGACTACAGAGAACTGACTACAACTTCTATGAGTATTTGGACATAATATTTAAATGGATATGAACACAATACTGTAATTTTATTGGTTGTTGCTGCATTGGACAGCCGTGATTCAGTGATATTGATCTCTGgactccttttctcagtaacagctgcacatcctttcagacccatagtgtaaagttgtcttctcacagtttaaggatggacagaaacctgtgtattcagatctgaagcagcttaatTTTCACCGCTCtcacaaagatgaaagctttaagagctGTTGATCTGATGATGACAGCTTTAGTGGTTTGTGAGATCACAGAGCACAGTCATTAGGGATCCcattctctctgtatctgttaaTCTAATTTCGGTTAATCATCTTTTAATTCATATTgtgttttcactcattttcctttgactttcctctttctGATACATCTCTGCAAGAAATGAATAACGTGTACTGAATGGatgttttcactggaaattaaataaatgaaaggtggtctctgattttgccAGTACTGTATTACAGTATGCTATATTTTGGCATATACTGATAACATACAATAATAGAATTTTCATAGAGGAGCCTATTGCCTATTGTCCCCTCCATGCATTTAGAAACATGTCTCTTCTACTGGTTCAGTCTGAATATAACGTTATAACATGCTGGGATGTTGATTATTATCTGAAAACAGTGCTGGGCAGAATAGGAGGTTCAGTAGACCACAGTGAATAACTGCTTCATCAAACATTAATTCACCCTCTGCCTAATTCTCTAGTGCAATTCTCTTCACAGAAGTGCTGAAGAGTGAATTATAAAGTCTTCCTGAACCTGAGGGGTAGTTCTGAGGTCAAACCGATTATTCAAGACCTTTACCTATTATAATTCATGGTTACAGACAGAGCAGGGCCAGAGTCCCGGCTTTAACAGGGCAGGAAAGGGAGAATTAACTGcacagaggaaagagaagaggagagacagGGTGGAAAGATGAAATGAGATGTGAGGACAGAGAGGgcagaaagacacagaaaggGAGGAAAATTGAGAGGGAAAGCTGAGAGAGGGCAGGAAAGAGAGGCAaaggaagagaaggaaagaggaagatggagagaaaaagagaaggaacgagaaagatggagagagaggtagaggggtgaatgagagaaagagaaaaacaaagagagaaggtatgggaaagagagagagagggataagagagagtgtgagatagCAGGATTGAAAGAGAGGCAAAGTGAGTgagaagggaagaaaaagaTGGGGATAAACAGGCAAAGTGAGGGAGAAGGGGAGAAAAAAGTAGAAGAAGtagaagtagagagagacaaagacaatgagagagagagaaaggtgaagTGAGAgtcagagaaggagagagagacaaaagaaagtgagagacagagagagagagagtaaaagagaaagaaaataatagtcagatagagagaaacaaacaaagacagagaatAAGAGACGATGAAAatgagacacaaagagagagagagagagagagggagagagagagagagagagagagagagagagagagagagagagagagagagagagagagaggtggaaaaGACCTTGAATATGGTGAGAGAAGCATGGTTATTTGTGACCATGACACAGAGAACTGGAGGACAATGTGTATACTTATTATCTCTGAAGAATATTTACTGTGAGtagagatagagcgagagagagagagagagagagagagagagagagagagagagatggaaagacaagagagagtaagagtgaagctagagagagacacaagagagccagagggagagagatatgtTGAGAGAGGATATAAGGTAATATAAAGCAAGAACGAGAGAGAATTGGCAAGTAAAGCTCCactcaagagagagagagagagaaaaaaggagggtggagagagaagaagaatcacagagggagacagaaggcggggagagggagaaagagaaggagagaacaCCGAATGAGTCAGCAAGTTCTTTCCTCTTTCCTGTCTTTTGAGATGATGTGCTAGAGATTGCACTTTTGTATCCAGAGAGCTAAAATTACAACAGCTTATCAGAAATGCGGGATGAAATAACATTATCATGTCTCTCCCATTTCTcagagaccaaaaaaaaaaaaaaagaaatgaaaaaagtgcACCCAGTAGATTCTGCACAGGTGTTTACTCACTCATTTCCTCACTCTTGCCCTCAGATCGCACTGTGCCACTTCTTCTTCAATGCATTTGGGATCTTGTTGTGGTATCCGCTGCCCTTCAGCCGATTGCCCATCCGCATGGCAGCTGCACTGGGTGAGCGCACAGCTAAGTACCGCTGGTTCGCTGTGCTCTACCTGTTGCTGTGCTTTCTGCTGCTGCCCTCGCTCGTCTTCGGCCTCTCTCTGGCCGGCTGGCAGGCCATGGTGGGTGTGGGGGCACCTTTTGCCGGAGTCGCAACCTTTATAGTCCTTGTAAACCTGCTGCAGTCTCATAGCCCTGCCCACCTGCCCAAAAAACTGCGCAGCTGGGATTTCCTGCCACACTGGATGCATTCCCTCAAACCCCTGGACAAGCTCATTACCAATGCAACAGCCATGTGCTGCAGCCCTGCCCGGTCCACCACAGCGGCCACTGTTGACCCTGAAGCCCCTGGTAGCCCTGATACCACCAATGTAAAGTCAGCGTCAGTGATGTTCCAGGGAAAAGTTCAACTAGCATTCGACAACCCTGCACTGTCCTACAAGGACGAGTCACCTCCACAGCCACGGGTCTTCAAGCTGAAGGGGCTAGAACGCTGCAATAGCACACCCTTGTAGACATGAACTGACCACTCTACGTGCCTCTCAGGGTCCACAGGAATTAACCCTTGACATATTTTAGACTTTCTGAATTGGACCTtaattttaaagggcccatatcttactTTGTATATGTTATTTTTCCTGATATTTATGTGGATTTATGTACCTAAATCAGTCATAGTCCATtgttacatgaccattttccaattaaagtgttttttttttgttactgttcctttaagactgacatatgcaaatgacccctgttctgattggctgccctgtattgtgcctcattgaaaaagcactcagagctgaaatgtTCCTTATAATGT
This window encodes:
- the slc34a1a gene encoding sodium-dependent phosphate transport protein 2A isoform X1, with amino-acid sequence MSSRPIRIISTGTGKMSSFNGMNLHSSRASECAECDMGSTVDLISSCSHLHSSGPGSPSHETWDGGRLPKIQVLPEAPHGEKTKMKSLFISVMKIPLLFFLLYCFVCSLDTLSSAFQLAGGKVAGNIFQDNAILSNPVAGLVVGILVTVLVQSSSTSTSIIVSLVSSGLLEVKSAVPIIMGSNIGTSVTNTIVALMQAGERSEFKRAFAGATIHDCFNWLSVLVLLPLEVATGLLSFLAQAVVSSFQLQSGEEAPELLKVITDPVTKLIIQLDKSVITGIALGAEHMRNRSLVKVWCGSSIYTPSANDSLNCSSVFDCKTALTSQGTAERCHHLFANTNLSDLSVGLILLAVSLLVLCSCLILIVKVLNSVLKGQVAKIIQVIINTDFPYPFSWLAGYVAMLVGAGMTFLVQSSSVFTSAMTPLIGLGVITLERAYPLTLGSNIGTTTTAILAALASPGDKLPAACQIALCHFFFNAFGILLWYPLPFSRLPIRMAAALGERTAKYRWFAVLYLLLCFLLLPSLVFGLSLAGWQAMVGVGAPFAGVATFIVLVNLLQSHSPAHLPKKLRSWDFLPHWMHSLKPLDKLITNATAMCCSPARSTTAATVDPEAPGSPDTTNVKSASVMFQGKVQLAFDNPALSYKDESPPQPRVFKLKGLERCNSTPL
- the slc34a1a gene encoding sodium-dependent phosphate transport protein 2A isoform X2, which gives rise to MLCSPYNKVKLSQRGMNLHSSRASECAECDMGSTVDLISSCSHLHSSGPGSPSHETWDGGRLPKIQVLPEAPHGEKTKMKSLFISVMKIPLLFFLLYCFVCSLDTLSSAFQLAGGKVAGNIFQDNAILSNPVAGLVVGILVTVLVQSSSTSTSIIVSLVSSGLLEVKSAVPIIMGSNIGTSVTNTIVALMQAGERSEFKRAFAGATIHDCFNWLSVLVLLPLEVATGLLSFLAQAVVSSFQLQSGEEAPELLKVITDPVTKLIIQLDKSVITGIALGAEHMRNRSLVKVWCGSSIYTPSANDSLNCSSVFDCKTALTSQGTAERCHHLFANTNLSDLSVGLILLAVSLLVLCSCLILIVKVLNSVLKGQVAKIIQVIINTDFPYPFSWLAGYVAMLVGAGMTFLVQSSSVFTSAMTPLIGLGVITLERAYPLTLGSNIGTTTTAILAALASPGDKLPAACQIALCHFFFNAFGILLWYPLPFSRLPIRMAAALGERTAKYRWFAVLYLLLCFLLLPSLVFGLSLAGWQAMVGVGAPFAGVATFIVLVNLLQSHSPAHLPKKLRSWDFLPHWMHSLKPLDKLITNATAMCCSPARSTTAATVDPEAPGSPDTTNVKSASVMFQGKVQLAFDNPALSYKDESPPQPRVFKLKGLERCNSTPL